One window of the Dreissena polymorpha isolate Duluth1 chromosome 5, UMN_Dpol_1.0, whole genome shotgun sequence genome contains the following:
- the LOC127832004 gene encoding zinc finger protein 343-like — MDGLLFNSPMPLRPIPVYGARNQASVPQQDTALFPPTVDHRHLQFSKSFQIAAHFNRFRSLGDYRVQHIASFGNSAPNQTANDVNKFSAKTFSIAEEIVRRHAISQQNAPNEEQINKPKSVGAITSPTREIEKPLLLADTNKPVMDGTVPVIIHCGNPFPVQYGYGRKVFPCPQCRYTTDRRNNLKRHMLTMHQACTKTLECCGLVFATKASLREHAMIFHYHGYTCFYCGRRFCRKALLKRHLSVHNGQKDFVCPVCDYATSHKSNLERHRKVHCRSEEQKYDSVECNADESKWSNDDVTDDNNNMHEESSEDEDEEIIVDSD, encoded by the exons ATGGACGGATTGCTGTTTAACTCACCAATGCCTTTACG GCCGATTCCGGTGTATGGAGCGCGGAACCAAGCATCCGTCCCACAGCAGGACACAGCCTTGTTTCCTCCCACTGTCGACCACCGGCATCTGCAGTTCTCTAAATCATTCCAGATCGCCGCGCATTTCAACCGCTTCCGATCTCTTGGAGATTATCGCGTTCAACACATAGCCTCTTTTGGGAATTCCGCGCCAAATCAGACTGCGAACGACGTCAACAAATTCAGCGCGAAGACGTTTTCAATAGCAGAGGAGATTGTGCGACGTCACGCGATATCACAACAAAACGCGCCTAACGAGGAGCAAATAAATAAACCGAAAAGTGTTGGCGCTATTACTAGCCCCACGAGAGAGATTGAGAAGCCGCTATTGTTGGCTGATACAAACAAACCTGTGATGGACGGAACAGTTCCGGTAATTATTCACTGCGGGAATCCGTTCCCTGTCCAATATGGCTACGGTCGTAAAGTTTTCCCGTGTCCCCAATGTCGCTATACAACTGACAGGCGcaataatttaaaaagacatATGCTAACAATGCATCAAGCCTGTACTAAAACGCTTGAATGTTGTGGATTGGTGTTCGCCACAAAGGCTTCGTTGCGAGAACACGCGATGATATTTCATTACCATGGATACACGTGCTTCTATTGCGGTAGAAGATTTTGCCGAAAAGCGTTGTTGAAACGACATCTTTCAGTACATAACGGTCAGAAAGACTTTGTTTGTCCCGTTTGCGACTATGCCACGAGTCACAAAAGCAACCTCGAGCGCCACCGGAAGGTCCACTGTCGGTCCGAGGAACAGAAATACGACTCGGTGGAGTGCAATGCTGACGAAAGCAAATGGAGCAATGATGACGTAACTGATGACAACAACAACATGCACGAGGAATCTTCGGAGGACGAGgatgaagaaattattgtggaCTCTGACTAA